A stretch of DNA from Verrucomicrobiota bacterium:
GACCATCTGGCTCCTCCTCCACGGAAACGCCGGGCAAGCCCAGCACCGCCTCCGCTACCCCTGCTTCCCGCCGGACGGCGCTCTCTACATTCTGGAATACCCCGGCTACGGCCCGCGCCCGGGGCAGCCCTCGCGGGAAAGCTTCAACCGAGCCGCTGAAGAAGCCTACCTCGAACTGCGAAAAGACCATCCTGGCCTGCCCCTCATCGTGGTGGGCGAATCCATTGGGAGCGGACCGGCCTGCCACCTCGCCACCCTACCGACCCCGCCCGACAAACTCATCCTGGCCACACCCTTCGACGAACTAGCACGCGTCGCCCAAAACCAAATCCCCCTCCTCCCCATCCGATGGATCCTTCGAGACAACTGGAACAACCTCGAAGCACTTCGCGCCTACCACGGACCCCTAGAAATCTGGATCGCAGAAAACGACCGCGTCATCCCCCCACAGCACGCGGAAACCCTGGCCCAAAGCCGCCCCCAAGCCATCCTGAACTACCTCCCCGGCGGCCACAACGACTGGAGCCCCCAAGCCCGCTTCACCTACCAAGGATCGGAATAATACCAAGCTGCAGAATTGGCTGGTAGAATGAGCGAGTGGATTTC
This window harbors:
- a CDS encoding alpha/beta hydrolase, with protein sequence MRTLRRLLYLGLGTYGLLLAGCAAFQRQLLYFPTQKGNSPPIQTWKHGVTRPANEPQTIWLLLHGNAGQAQHRLRYPCFPPDGALYILEYPGYGPRPGQPSRESFNRAAEEAYLELRKDHPGLPLIVVGESIGSGPACHLATLPTPPDKLILATPFDELARVAQNQIPLLPIRWILRDNWNNLEALRAYHGPLEIWIAENDRVIPPQHAETLAQSRPQAILNYLPGGHNDWSPQARFTYQGSE